The Drosophila innubila isolate TH190305 chromosome 2L unlocalized genomic scaffold, UK_Dinn_1.0 4_B_2L, whole genome shotgun sequence genome segment GGCTAtatatagtcgagatcccgaccttagaatacccgttacttatttaaatctatattaaagttctttatataaataactagctaataaaaactactgcatacttttgggtgcttgtatttgattaattttcataCCCTGTGGccattaaaataaagcaagaAAGGGTATTATGTGTTTGGtcgaatgtatgtaacaggcagaaagaGGCGTGTCAGACcccataaaatatgtatatttttgatcagaatcaacagccaagtcgatttagccatgtccgtctgtatgaactcgtcgatctcagagactgtaaaagctagagacttcaaacttggtacgTAGGTTCCTGGTTaacgtacgcagatcaagtttgtttttatttttaaatccgacctctatatcatatagatgccATAGGAGCGAtaggtcgaaaattaagttatagtatgaaaaacttcttggttttttgagatatctgcaccaatctgacacaatatacatctgggctggggttatacatccttaccaaatttggttcaaatcggaccactatatcatatagctgccatagagactctcagtcgaaaatcaagttttagtttgaaaaagttgtttgtttttttgagatatcttaaccaaattggtgaaatatgcaattaagttgttatacatcctgaccaaattttgttcTGATTGGTTTCCTATATCAcaaagctgccataggagaaACCGGTTGAAACAATTCCTAATAACAGTATTCTTAGCTTTGGTTtccaaattaattttctttttgaattttcgtatTTTGAGTAGTAGCTTTCGACATTCGTATAAGGAATCCATATAAATgggtttaaattaatttaagttttgtatctatcttgtttattaaaaatatactttaaatatattttctgtcCAAATATATCTATCTGCTCTTTTCCTTGCGGTTGACCTGCACCTCCTGCACATTCTGCACCGAGTCAGGCGGCAATTCAATATGCACGGCGCTCAGAGCTTCCCGTATCCAACTAGGTATGGGCTGCTCTCCAAAGTGTCGAGCCATGAAGTCGAGCACAAATTGAGGGAACTCATCCCGTTGTATCGCCTCTCGCATGGAGCGCATGAGGCGCAGCTGATAGGCGACATTGTGGACGCTGAGTAGGGAGCAGGAGACGCTCTCGTTGGTGGCAATGTGATGCAAGTAGGAGCGAGTGTAGCGTTTGCACGTGTTGCACTCACACTCCTTGTCAATGGGTTGCATGTCGTGCTTGTATTTCTGCTGCTTCAGGTTCATCTGTCCGCTGTCGACGAGGGCGCAGCCAAACCGGGCGGTGCGTGTGGGGAAGACACAGTCAAACATATCAATGCCCAGGGCCACACAGACTACCAGATCGGCGGCAAATCCCACGCCCATCAGATAACGCGGCTTATCACGCGGCAAGCGATCCGTGCACACGTGAACCATGCGCCAAAAGTCATGTTTACTCTCGCCGCCGCTCAAGCCTCCCACGGCAAATCCTCGCACCTGTCTCTCCATCAGTGCGGCGACACAACGCTCACGCAGTGGAATCTCTAGTCC includes the following:
- the LOC117781984 gene encoding queuine tRNA-ribosyltransferase catalytic subunit; protein product: MSSSKIPPLTYKVVAECSVSKARAGLMTLRHSEVRTPVFMPVGTQGTLKGVLPDQLIEMDCQILLGNTYHLGLRPGIETLRRAGGLHNFMGWPRAILTDSGGFQMVSLLQLAEIDEQGVNFRSPFDNSECMLTPEHSMQIQNAIGADIMMQLDDVVKTTTTGPRVEEAMERTIRWVDRCVAAHARDEDQSLFPIVQGGLEIPLRERCVAALMERQVRGFAVGGLSGGESKHDFWRMVHVCTDRLPRDKPRYLMGVGFAADLVVCVALGIDMFDCVFPTRTARFGCALVDSGQMNLKQQKYKHDMQPIDKECECNTCKRYTRSYLHHIATNESVSCSLLSVHNVAYQLRLMRSMREAIQRDEFPQFVLDFMARHFGEQPIPSWIREALSAVHIELPPDSVQNVQEVQVNRKEKSR